A genomic segment from Brevundimonas mediterranea encodes:
- a CDS encoding response regulator transcription factor produces MGRLTRREIECVQLAGLRLSNQEIADVLGITPSTVANYLQSANAKLGTSHRRAAAQALGIQYPGAGMTDAELAERLPERLRPAVSPGVGNPIDDRPWAARFWRPPPANRLIRLGVIVGATALWLLVLGGLTSLVMTIFSTLDAWRPS; encoded by the coding sequence ATGGGGCGACTGACGCGGCGCGAGATCGAATGCGTGCAACTGGCCGGCCTGAGACTGTCAAATCAGGAGATTGCAGACGTGCTGGGCATCACGCCCAGCACCGTGGCGAACTATCTGCAAAGCGCCAACGCCAAACTCGGCACCAGTCACCGGCGGGCGGCGGCCCAGGCGCTGGGCATTCAATACCCAGGCGCCGGAATGACCGATGCCGAACTGGCCGAGCGGCTGCCAGAACGACTGCGTCCGGCCGTCTCGCCGGGCGTGGGGAACCCGATCGATGACCGGCCCTGGGCGGCGCGCTTCTGGCGACCGCCTCCGGCGAACCGGCTCATCCGTCTGGGCGTCATCGTCGGCGCGACGGCGCTCTGGCTGCTCGTACTGGGCGGTCTGACGTCCTTGGTGATGACGATCTTCTCGACGCTCGACGCATGGCGGCCCTCTTAG
- a CDS encoding helix-turn-helix domain-containing protein, giving the protein MAKVAIKTPQGDNLNPVDLHVGRRVAERRQALRYSQAQLAQAAGVTFQQIQKYERGSNRIAASRLWEIAEFLNVDLNYFFEGLGLPDGPEARMGGAPTKQTAEIARRAPELSVRNQKLVLDLIQQLARVSAETGAEIDV; this is encoded by the coding sequence ATGGCAAAAGTCGCGATCAAGACGCCCCAAGGCGATAACCTCAATCCCGTAGACCTGCACGTTGGCCGGCGTGTCGCCGAACGCCGCCAGGCGTTGCGCTACAGTCAGGCTCAACTGGCCCAGGCGGCCGGGGTCACCTTCCAGCAGATCCAGAAGTACGAGCGCGGGAGCAATCGGATCGCCGCCTCGCGTCTGTGGGAGATTGCGGAATTCCTGAACGTCGATCTGAACTACTTCTTCGAGGGTCTGGGTCTGCCCGATGGACCTGAGGCGCGCATGGGCGGCGCACCCACGAAACAGACGGCCGAGATCGCCCGGCGGGCGCCCGAGCTGTCGGTGCGAAACCAGAAGCTCGTTCTGGACCTGATCCAGCAACTGGCCCGGGTTTCTGCAGAGACCGGCGCGGAAATCGATGTCTAG
- a CDS encoding TonB-dependent receptor: MHRLLLGVSSAALALAAALPAAAQSSSAPSATVEDIVVTAQRRAQASQDVGLALSVIGGQDLDEKGVQVINDIENVVPNMEVDSQFGSGQPAFRIRGIGTREYSSNNASTVGVYVDEVAHPYTITTQGAMFDIARLEVLRGPQGTLYGRNTTGGAVNIITNAPTADRHAGLTAEYGSYDRYKVEGFVSGQIVPGLLGRLAAVTELGGAWQYHRTTGQKLGDVDKTAVRGRLTWDASEDVTVDLAATYSIDKSDGLGFRLRSDYPVFDGSVTYPADTARRITGWKISEALAGVSGRSLDAKPGRDNDGLDLSARVRADLGWATLNTITAYQTFSRSEYNDWDGTPAAESDVYFYNEIKAFSQEARLSNQAGRLNWMVGAHYADESIDGGFYTEFRGANRNLINTPYDQSVEAIGVFTHNSFALTDRLSLIAGLRYENEDRSLTTTGTRRLNVAVGPEKTYDISLSEWTGRFGLEYDLAENALLYASVARGVKSGGFTTYNGQSQTPFKPEIVIAYETGIKSDLFDKTLRVNGAVFFYDYENQQIQGTEYSRETGQLGKITNVPKSEIYGGEIELTWTPFAGLTISQNYGYKEGEYSEYFAIDATATNAANPANGPWDVIISNDRSGEPLQFPKFNYGGSIAYDWSMAGFALRAETNYNQRDGIYNASSASVLPGYWLWNANLSAGPENANWRVGLWARNLFNTEYEETRNNFNGGARPTSSPNQGRTVGVRLTMDF; encoded by the coding sequence ATGCATCGTCTGCTCCTCGGCGTCTCGAGCGCCGCACTCGCCCTGGCCGCGGCCCTGCCCGCCGCCGCCCAATCTTCCTCGGCTCCGTCGGCGACGGTCGAGGACATCGTCGTTACCGCCCAGCGTCGGGCCCAGGCCAGCCAGGACGTCGGCCTCGCGCTGAGCGTCATCGGCGGCCAGGACCTGGACGAGAAGGGCGTTCAGGTCATCAACGACATCGAGAATGTCGTGCCCAATATGGAAGTGGACAGCCAGTTCGGCAGCGGCCAGCCCGCCTTCCGCATCCGCGGCATCGGCACCCGCGAATATTCCAGCAACAACGCCTCGACCGTCGGCGTCTACGTCGACGAAGTCGCCCACCCCTATACGATCACCACCCAGGGCGCGATGTTCGACATCGCCCGGCTGGAAGTGCTGCGCGGGCCGCAGGGCACCCTGTACGGCCGCAACACCACGGGCGGCGCGGTGAACATCATCACCAACGCCCCGACGGCGGACCGGCACGCCGGCTTGACCGCCGAATACGGCTCCTATGACCGCTACAAGGTCGAGGGCTTTGTCTCGGGTCAGATCGTTCCCGGCCTCCTGGGCCGCCTGGCCGCCGTCACCGAACTGGGCGGCGCCTGGCAGTATCACCGCACGACCGGCCAGAAACTGGGCGACGTCGACAAGACCGCCGTGCGCGGCCGCCTGACCTGGGACGCCTCGGAAGACGTCACGGTCGATCTGGCCGCCACCTATTCCATCGACAAGTCCGACGGCCTGGGCTTCCGCCTGCGCAGCGACTATCCGGTCTTCGACGGCAGCGTGACCTATCCGGCCGACACCGCCCGCCGGATCACCGGCTGGAAGATCTCCGAGGCTTTGGCCGGCGTTTCCGGCCGCAGCCTGGACGCCAAGCCGGGCCGCGACAACGACGGTCTGGACCTCAGCGCCCGCGTCCGCGCCGACCTGGGCTGGGCCACGCTGAACACCATCACCGCCTACCAGACCTTCAGCCGTTCGGAATACAACGACTGGGACGGCACGCCGGCGGCGGAGTCGGACGTCTATTTCTACAACGAAATCAAAGCGTTCTCGCAGGAAGCCCGCCTGTCGAACCAGGCTGGGCGTCTGAACTGGATGGTCGGCGCCCACTATGCCGATGAGAGCATCGACGGCGGCTTCTACACCGAGTTCCGCGGCGCCAACCGCAACCTGATCAACACCCCCTACGACCAGTCGGTCGAGGCCATCGGCGTCTTCACCCACAACAGCTTCGCCCTGACGGATCGCCTCAGCCTGATCGCGGGCCTGCGTTACGAGAACGAAGACCGCAGCCTGACCACGACCGGCACGCGTCGCCTGAACGTCGCGGTCGGACCGGAAAAGACCTACGATATCTCGCTGTCGGAATGGACCGGGCGCTTCGGCCTGGAATACGATCTCGCCGAAAACGCCCTGCTCTACGCTAGTGTCGCGCGTGGGGTGAAGTCGGGCGGCTTCACCACCTACAATGGTCAGTCGCAGACCCCCTTCAAGCCCGAAATCGTCATCGCCTACGAGACAGGGATCAAGTCGGACCTGTTCGACAAGACCCTGCGCGTCAATGGCGCGGTCTTCTTCTACGACTACGAGAACCAGCAGATTCAGGGCACCGAATACAGCCGGGAAACCGGCCAGTTGGGCAAGATCACCAATGTGCCCAAGTCCGAAATCTACGGCGGCGAAATCGAACTGACCTGGACGCCCTTCGCCGGCCTCACGATCAGCCAGAACTACGGCTACAAGGAAGGCGAATACAGCGAGTATTTCGCCATCGACGCCACGGCGACCAACGCCGCCAATCCGGCGAACGGACCGTGGGACGTGATCATCTCGAACGACCGTTCGGGCGAACCGCTGCAGTTCCCGAAGTTCAACTACGGCGGCTCCATCGCCTATGACTGGTCGATGGCCGGTTTCGCCCTGCGGGCCGAGACCAACTACAATCAGCGCGACGGCATCTACAACGCCTCTTCGGCTTCGGTTCTGCCTGGCTACTGGCTGTGGAACGCCAATCTGAGCGCAGGTCCGGAGAACGCCAACTGGCGCGTCGGTCTGTGGGCGCGCAACCTCTTCAACACCGAATACGAAGAGACCCGCAACAACTTCAACGGCGGCGCTCGTCCGACCAGTTCGCCGAACCAGGGCCGCACCGTCGGCGTCCGTCTGACGATGGACTTCTAA
- a CDS encoding TonB-dependent receptor, protein MRIYKTGLLAAAAVAVLTSAAAPAQAWQAASSAEARAAINIPAQDLGRAIQTLSRQTGLQIVFDPELTRGLRAQAVSGSMTPREALRRMIAGSGVEAREVRGVLTLVRQTAEASMPTPDATVLEEVLVVGYAAGMRRSLDAKRDADFISDVISADDMGDLPANNVAESLSRLPGVNAVRNHTTGEGDRITIRGLSTELNNYTMNGVRIGGTGSPDDSFYRGVRLSFLPPEGIDSITVVKSLTPDRDGDALGGSIDIRTPTAFDHKPTYGVLSASAGLLDKFDDKTSGEVSGSFGRQFNDHWGVFVTASWSRRKSQFEQNGVDGDNQPPVWYEDSESLGWETDTFVLRGMDLAFGETEVERKGLNASLDYRGDHHDFHFRGQFNEYTQDEFDNRLNFRNDTSKNSTRLTQVDKTATGLANPDDAIIGSGTKGNIYSYTTAQIVDRDGDGVITDADRSTRSYYTLNGASGTWDPQGFRLRRFWEGSRETGSLMSLNLGGVSRYGDFKLDYDLSYAKSEDNIDDSYDMEFRSDKYGWLGNKGVDIVNFGDSRFPKWVLNDAGMAAVQDPAQYKYAGLSGEVGGAQEDLWQGQFNAEWRPVSPWLDSVKGGAKFYSSKRATYSGEFLDLDAEGTLADFSAFYGKEVTDLFDGEYTGLYRLGVIIDNQAMLAELQRAMNGDSSFFEGFATDPSSAKVSGEDSFEFKEDILAGYLMATARFGDAQIIGGLRVESTRNDISAYVLDEVQGERFTTDKSDFVNVLPSIHLNYALNRNTKVRAAIWTSFARPDIARMTSAREYSYDIDPDGDGEENPTSDWVLIGIEQGNPDLKPMKAINYDLSIERYNGDTGAYSLGLFYKDIENFLFRSASSNIRDGTAGANIGPDGVTISMPNNGKWAEVYGVEMSAQQIFYWLPGALSGLGASVNLTLQHSEAETGISWHPAGYTLPLMETPEAIANVQLFWQYSGWEAYAAYSYQSEFLEGIQDFGNNPYEQDYEFVDLNVRRKLWGGATASLQVQNLFDNHTYWYTAGSSTGSSRAYIKNGRSISLGLTYVF, encoded by the coding sequence ATGCGCATTTACAAGACCGGCCTCCTTGCGGCGGCCGCCGTCGCCGTCCTGACATCCGCCGCCGCTCCGGCCCAGGCCTGGCAGGCCGCCAGCAGCGCCGAGGCGCGCGCCGCCATCAACATCCCGGCGCAGGATCTGGGACGTGCGATCCAGACCCTGTCACGTCAGACCGGCCTGCAGATCGTCTTCGACCCTGAACTGACGCGGGGTCTGCGGGCTCAGGCCGTTTCCGGCTCCATGACTCCCCGTGAGGCGCTTCGCCGGATGATCGCAGGCTCCGGCGTCGAGGCGCGCGAGGTTCGCGGCGTTCTGACCCTGGTGCGCCAGACGGCCGAGGCGTCCATGCCCACCCCGGATGCGACGGTGCTGGAGGAGGTCCTGGTGGTCGGCTACGCCGCCGGCATGCGCCGCTCGCTGGACGCCAAGCGCGACGCCGACTTCATATCCGACGTCATCAGCGCTGACGACATGGGCGACCTGCCGGCCAACAATGTGGCCGAGTCCCTGTCGCGCCTGCCGGGCGTCAACGCCGTGCGCAACCACACCACGGGCGAGGGCGACCGGATCACGATCCGCGGCCTGTCGACCGAGCTGAACAACTACACCATGAACGGCGTCCGCATCGGCGGCACCGGTTCCCCGGACGACAGCTTCTATCGCGGCGTGCGGCTCAGCTTTCTGCCGCCGGAAGGCATCGACTCCATCACGGTGGTCAAGAGCCTGACGCCGGACCGCGACGGCGACGCCCTGGGCGGCTCCATCGACATCCGCACCCCTACCGCCTTCGACCACAAGCCGACCTACGGCGTCCTGTCGGCCTCGGCCGGTCTGCTGGACAAGTTCGACGACAAGACCTCGGGCGAAGTTTCCGGCTCCTTCGGCCGCCAGTTCAACGACCACTGGGGCGTGTTCGTCACCGCCAGCTGGTCGCGGCGCAAGTCCCAGTTCGAACAGAACGGCGTCGATGGCGATAACCAGCCTCCCGTCTGGTACGAAGACAGCGAAAGCCTGGGTTGGGAAACCGATACCTTCGTGCTGCGCGGCATGGACCTGGCGTTCGGCGAGACCGAGGTCGAGCGCAAGGGGCTGAACGCCAGCCTCGACTACCGCGGCGATCACCACGACTTCCACTTTCGCGGTCAGTTCAATGAATACACCCAGGACGAGTTCGACAACCGGCTGAACTTCCGCAACGACACGTCGAAGAACTCCACGCGACTAACCCAGGTGGACAAGACCGCCACGGGCCTGGCCAACCCGGACGACGCCATCATAGGTTCAGGCACCAAGGGCAATATCTATTCCTATACCACCGCCCAGATCGTTGACCGGGACGGCGACGGCGTCATCACCGATGCGGACCGATCGACCAGGTCCTACTACACACTGAACGGCGCCTCGGGGACCTGGGATCCGCAGGGTTTCCGTCTGCGTCGCTTCTGGGAAGGCTCGCGCGAGACGGGGTCTCTGATGTCGCTGAACCTGGGTGGCGTCAGCCGCTACGGCGACTTCAAGCTCGACTACGATCTGTCCTACGCCAAGTCCGAGGACAATATCGACGACAGCTACGACATGGAGTTCCGTAGCGACAAATACGGCTGGCTGGGCAACAAAGGCGTCGATATCGTCAACTTCGGCGACAGCCGCTTCCCCAAATGGGTGCTGAACGACGCCGGCATGGCGGCGGTGCAGGACCCGGCGCAATACAAGTATGCGGGCCTATCCGGCGAGGTCGGCGGGGCGCAGGAGGATCTGTGGCAGGGCCAGTTCAACGCCGAATGGCGGCCCGTTTCGCCCTGGCTGGACTCGGTAAAGGGCGGCGCGAAATTCTATTCCTCCAAACGCGCGACCTATAGCGGCGAGTTCCTTGATCTGGACGCGGAGGGGACCCTGGCGGACTTCTCGGCCTTCTACGGCAAGGAGGTCACCGACCTGTTCGACGGCGAATATACGGGCCTCTATCGTCTGGGCGTGATCATCGACAATCAGGCCATGTTGGCCGAGCTTCAGCGGGCGATGAACGGCGACAGCAGCTTCTTCGAAGGCTTCGCCACCGATCCCTCCAGCGCCAAGGTCAGCGGAGAAGACAGTTTCGAGTTCAAGGAAGACATTCTCGCCGGCTATCTGATGGCCACGGCCCGCTTCGGCGACGCCCAGATCATCGGCGGCCTGCGGGTCGAGAGCACCCGCAACGACATCTCGGCCTATGTGCTGGACGAGGTTCAGGGTGAGCGATTCACCACGGACAAGAGCGACTTCGTCAATGTCCTGCCGTCGATCCACCTGAACTATGCGCTGAATCGCAACACCAAGGTGCGGGCGGCGATCTGGACCAGCTTCGCCCGTCCCGACATCGCGCGCATGACCTCGGCCCGGGAATACAGCTACGACATCGATCCGGACGGCGACGGCGAGGAGAACCCCACCTCAGACTGGGTGCTGATCGGCATCGAACAGGGCAACCCGGATCTGAAGCCGATGAAGGCGATCAACTACGATCTGTCGATCGAGCGCTACAACGGCGACACCGGCGCCTATTCGCTGGGCCTGTTCTACAAGGATATCGAGAACTTCCTGTTCCGCTCGGCCTCCAGCAACATCCGCGACGGCACGGCGGGGGCGAACATCGGGCCGGACGGCGTCACCATCTCCATGCCCAACAACGGCAAATGGGCCGAAGTCTACGGTGTCGAGATGAGCGCCCAGCAGATCTTCTACTGGTTGCCGGGCGCCCTGTCGGGCCTGGGCGCAAGCGTGAACCTGACGCTGCAGCATTCGGAAGCCGAGACCGGAATCTCCTGGCACCCGGCGGGCTACACCCTACCGCTGATGGAGACGCCCGAGGCCATCGCCAATGTGCAGCTGTTCTGGCAGTACAGCGGATGGGAAGCCTACGCCGCCTACAGCTACCAGTCAGAGTTCCTGGAGGGCATCCAAGATTTCGGCAACAATCCTTACGAACAGGACTATGAGTTTGTGGATCTGAACGTGCGGCGCAAGCTGTGGGGCGGCGCCACCGCTTCACTGCAGGTGCAGAACCTCTTCGACAACCACACCTACTGGTACACCGCCGGTTCGAGCACGGGGTCCAGCCGGGCCTATATCAAGAACGGGCGGTCGATCTCGCTCGGCCTGACCTACGTCTTCTGA
- a CDS encoding TetR/AcrR family transcriptional regulator: protein MLQRQASPRSTDAQRIIEAAIDLVIAQGFRKLTLRDLAQAVGKSTTVIVNLFGAKSGLVLAVGEHALEADAVFHQRFFGAVAGLPASRDTLLALVLRYLRLRAAAEAGFVRVWEALLLDTDLGEARHDLMRRWEAMREAAWRTYLATVPGAADFAAPLTACLVTEQFYAGALLGRTDYEVISAEGLGALVDRVLGRDDGPAPATFWYREHLVLPQAPAAGLEVDSMRLKLLDIAADRILAGGVAGVTNRSVSLVAGTSTSTIAYHWPDMRRFVVDAVWHSVFRDLPHYLARRRPDMDPSAATLETWERLMTPTVSIDPQAEGFYTRYARLIASICLEARRDPPLQDLAMVLRGPEGGGTFYNSAGVWPTGFDLTRLAATRFALWIKGQALVASATGIPLSGATLKTAATQLVAQQEP, encoded by the coding sequence ATGCTTCAGCGACAAGCCTCACCCAGATCGACCGACGCGCAGCGGATCATCGAGGCGGCCATCGACCTGGTGATCGCTCAGGGTTTCCGCAAACTGACCCTGCGCGACCTGGCCCAGGCCGTCGGCAAGAGCACGACCGTCATCGTCAACCTGTTCGGCGCCAAGTCCGGCCTGGTCCTGGCGGTCGGCGAACATGCGCTGGAGGCGGACGCCGTTTTTCATCAGCGCTTCTTCGGCGCCGTGGCTGGTCTGCCGGCGAGCCGCGACACCCTGCTCGCCCTTGTCCTGCGCTATCTGAGGCTCCGCGCCGCGGCCGAAGCCGGCTTTGTTCGGGTCTGGGAGGCCCTGCTGCTGGACACGGACCTGGGCGAGGCGCGCCATGACCTGATGCGACGCTGGGAGGCGATGCGCGAGGCGGCCTGGCGGACCTATCTGGCGACCGTCCCCGGCGCCGCCGATTTCGCCGCGCCCCTGACCGCCTGTCTCGTCACCGAACAATTCTACGCCGGCGCCCTTCTGGGCCGCACCGACTATGAGGTCATCAGCGCCGAGGGCCTGGGCGCCCTGGTCGACCGAGTCCTGGGCCGAGACGACGGCCCCGCCCCGGCCACCTTCTGGTATCGCGAACATCTGGTTCTGCCCCAGGCGCCGGCTGCGGGACTGGAGGTCGATTCGATGCGGCTCAAACTGCTCGACATCGCGGCGGACCGGATCCTGGCCGGCGGCGTGGCCGGCGTGACCAATCGCTCGGTCAGCCTGGTGGCCGGCACCTCCACATCCACCATCGCCTATCATTGGCCGGACATGCGTCGCTTCGTCGTGGATGCGGTGTGGCACAGCGTGTTCCGCGACCTGCCCCATTATCTGGCGAGGCGGCGTCCCGACATGGACCCTTCCGCGGCCACGCTCGAGACCTGGGAAAGGCTGATGACGCCAACCGTCTCGATCGATCCTCAGGCCGAGGGCTTCTACACCCGATACGCCCGCCTGATCGCCAGCATCTGCCTGGAGGCCCGCCGAGATCCGCCGCTTCAGGACCTCGCCATGGTCCTGCGCGGACCGGAGGGCGGCGGCACCTTCTACAACAGCGCCGGGGTCTGGCCGACGGGTTTCGACCTGACCCGACTAGCCGCCACCCGGTTCGCGCTCTGGATCAAGGGCCAGGCCCTGGTCGCCTCGGCGACGGGGATTCCGCTGTCGGGCGCAACGCTCAAGACCGCCGCGACCCAGCTTGTGGCGCAGCAAGAGCCATAG
- a CDS encoding SMP-30/gluconolactonase/LRE family protein: MIRHDPALDRLIAPDARLETLASGFTWSEGPVWIADGGYLLFSDVPENRIHRWSEKDGVSVFMEPSGYDGPDASVFREPGSNGLIAAPRGSILMADHGARAIARVDLATRAKTLLATRYGDARFSSPNDLVQASNGAIFFTDPPYGLKEMDRSPLKETAYNGVYRLDPDGVVTLLDDSLSFPNGIGLSPDQRTLYVAVSDPERPLLLAYDLTRTGPAMKPRVLMDFSDQVGPSNPGLPDGMAVDRAGHLFATGPGGVHVLTPEGRSLGRIDTGGAAANCTFGEDGRSLFITAGDRLLRLRTLTLG, from the coding sequence GTGATCCGTCACGATCCGGCGCTGGACCGCCTGATCGCACCGGACGCCCGGCTGGAGACGCTCGCCTCGGGCTTCACCTGGTCCGAAGGCCCGGTATGGATCGCTGACGGCGGCTATCTGCTGTTCAGCGACGTGCCCGAGAACCGGATTCATCGCTGGTCCGAGAAGGACGGCGTCTCGGTCTTCATGGAGCCGTCGGGCTATGACGGGCCGGACGCGTCTGTCTTTCGAGAGCCAGGGTCGAACGGACTGATCGCCGCCCCCCGCGGTTCGATCCTGATGGCCGATCATGGCGCCCGCGCCATTGCGCGCGTCGATCTGGCCACCCGCGCCAAGACCCTGCTGGCGACCCGCTATGGCGACGCCCGCTTCAGTTCGCCCAACGACCTGGTCCAGGCCTCCAACGGCGCGATCTTCTTCACCGATCCGCCCTATGGACTGAAGGAGATGGACCGGTCGCCGCTGAAGGAGACGGCGTACAACGGCGTCTATCGGCTGGACCCCGACGGCGTCGTGACCCTGTTGGACGACAGTCTCAGCTTCCCCAACGGGATCGGCCTGTCGCCGGATCAGCGGACCCTCTATGTGGCGGTCTCCGATCCCGAACGTCCGTTATTGCTGGCCTATGATCTGACCCGGACCGGGCCGGCGATGAAGCCGCGCGTGCTGATGGACTTCTCCGATCAGGTCGGGCCGTCCAATCCTGGCCTGCCGGATGGTATGGCCGTCGATCGCGCGGGCCATCTGTTCGCCACAGGTCCCGGCGGAGTACATGTGCTGACGCCCGAGGGGCGCAGCCTGGGCCGTATCGACACCGGCGGGGCTGCGGCGAACTGCACCTTCGGCGAAGACGGCCGGAGCCTGTTCATCACGGCCGGAGACCGGCTTCTGCGCCTGCGGACCTTGACCCTGGGCTGA
- a CDS encoding RNA polymerase sigma factor, translating into MSHEHEVGQALVTHNRALLAYVRRRLASSADAEDVAQEAILRVLSRARVALITDPLSYAMRAARNILIDRARRSETTPFDDFGETDHQADGAASPLEALDMNQRLRLCQKALDAMPAVRREVFVRRRAGEESYEHIAGELNMSVEAVQKHYSRAAQTLRKTAEGRHVD; encoded by the coding sequence GTGAGTCACGAGCACGAAGTGGGGCAGGCGCTTGTGACGCACAATCGTGCGCTTCTCGCCTATGTGCGACGGAGACTGGCGTCGAGCGCCGATGCGGAAGACGTCGCGCAGGAGGCTATTCTGCGTGTGCTTTCCCGTGCGCGGGTGGCGCTGATCACGGATCCGCTGTCCTACGCGATGCGGGCCGCCCGCAATATTCTGATCGATCGCGCGCGCCGATCAGAAACCACGCCTTTTGACGATTTCGGCGAGACGGACCACCAAGCGGACGGCGCGGCGTCTCCCTTGGAAGCGCTGGACATGAACCAACGGCTGCGTCTGTGTCAGAAAGCCTTGGACGCCATGCCCGCCGTGCGCCGCGAGGTGTTCGTGAGACGCCGCGCCGGCGAGGAATCCTATGAACATATCGCCGGCGAATTGAACATGTCGGTTGAGGCGGTTCAGAAACACTATAGTCGCGCCGCTCAGACGCTTCGCAAGACGGCGGAGGGGCGTCATGTCGACTGA
- a CDS encoding FecR family protein: MSTEIFDARDDRAAALWADEKQGDGWTPARQAALNTWLAGRPDRQRLLEQHEALIADPAILWAARRAAHRTAKPGLFASTPAWVKIWAPAGLAACVACAALFGANSSLRGEMIVGRRGVPQAVALADGSAVRLNGASKVRVLLGDTERRLRLDGEGFFEVAHDAGRPFTVEAEGVRITAVGTRFNVDSLETPDGPMVEVVVFEGAVDVTPTKGRVVRIRAGERGRVLKAGVQRASLRQPEAKTDLPSWTRGWLELDETTLTSVIGDLKRTTGVEVSLSDPKLGRALVSGRFSYENPENALAAIARLHGLRLTRKDAGRYLLSEA; this comes from the coding sequence ATGTCGACTGAAATCTTTGACGCTCGTGACGACCGGGCGGCGGCCCTTTGGGCGGATGAAAAGCAGGGAGACGGCTGGACCCCGGCGCGGCAGGCCGCGCTGAACACCTGGCTGGCGGGGCGGCCCGATCGACAGCGCCTGCTGGAGCAGCATGAGGCTCTGATCGCCGATCCGGCCATCCTGTGGGCGGCGCGGCGAGCCGCTCACCGGACGGCGAAGCCGGGCCTGTTCGCCTCGACGCCGGCCTGGGTGAAGATCTGGGCGCCGGCGGGCCTGGCCGCCTGTGTCGCCTGCGCGGCCTTGTTCGGCGCAAATTCCTCCCTTCGGGGAGAGATGATCGTCGGTCGTCGCGGCGTTCCGCAAGCCGTGGCGTTGGCGGATGGCTCGGCGGTCCGGCTGAATGGCGCAAGCAAGGTGCGTGTCCTGCTGGGCGACACGGAACGGAGACTGCGACTGGACGGCGAAGGCTTCTTCGAAGTCGCCCATGACGCTGGCCGCCCCTTCACGGTGGAAGCCGAAGGGGTGCGGATCACCGCCGTCGGCACTCGGTTCAACGTGGACTCTCTCGAGACCCCTGACGGCCCGATGGTCGAGGTCGTGGTGTTCGAAGGCGCCGTCGATGTGACGCCGACCAAGGGGCGCGTCGTGCGAATCCGGGCCGGGGAGCGTGGTCGGGTGCTGAAGGCCGGTGTTCAACGCGCCAGCCTGCGACAACCCGAGGCCAAGACCGACCTTCCATCCTGGACCAGGGGGTGGCTGGAACTGGATGAGACGACGCTGACCAGCGTGATCGGCGATCTGAAACGGACCACCGGGGTGGAGGTCTCACTCTCTGATCCGAAACTGGGCCGTGCGCTCGTGAGCGGTCGTTTCTCCTATGAGAATCCCGAGAACGCCCTGGCCGCGATCGCCCGGCTTCATGGGCTCAGGCTGACCCGAAAAGACGCTGGCCGCTATCTGCTGTCTGAAGCTTAG